One Osmerus eperlanus chromosome 23, fOsmEpe2.1, whole genome shotgun sequence DNA segment encodes these proteins:
- the ppargc1a gene encoding peroxisome proliferator-activated receptor gamma coactivator 1-alpha, which translates to MRREDDAVWAAVTPGRRNAALRSTVSVMSRWKIDEENEANLLAVLTETLDSIPVDEDGLPSFEALADGDVTNASDQSCPSTPDGSPRTPEPEEPSLLKKLLLAPANSQLSYNQYTGGKAQNHAAGSNHRIRPTPAVVKSENPWSSKSRGVCPLQNRPVRRPCTELLKYLTATDDILLQTKASEAKSAWGGGGKEKNGLGASSSSSSPSASSTSSFSSLSSSSSSTSASKKKQLSPSPSPSATLLSQQQQQQQQPPPQRGERSAAGGCSVAGVGAGKWRRCVHGAGADGQQSRAEHAPVPPGRRNAGGGSVGGCAHTCLKLERRPSREEGRPPGPQPTADAGQQAAARFIRYMHSYSLPPREAGRTGSCGHCREAGAAPTKSAPRCGNAPRHVTVTIKTRGEESGHHPLLSQLLTSKRRPARYRAHLLPPAGSSQPGRSREPGTRPCPLERKPTQGLASEQHGEKEEEEDRGTGDSSSGGQAVAPDLGPLLDESLELGSWVSELEHTLGLDLDLGLGLGWPEEGLVGQAGGEDVCDVGVTGSPTALSQGPPSPLFPDCLIAEASPSVTHRQAFCRHPDDQGQALLAKPTTLPLPLTPESPNDHKGSPFENKTIERTLSVEISGTPGLTPPTTPPHKASQEIPFKASLKTKLSSCSSSVLAFKRARLSETDPFCPPAPGGVPVSRKGPEQTELYAQLSKAWAAPLPATPAPPGAPEFHRDHKRAPGRGYGDHDYCQASAGGKRDGAAKDAPASVATTAAAASRTTTSASAGPAPAVGAAEGRRVECKDSAMPPSSSSPPSSSSPSPSSSSSLAKQLQKSPVSAQGRGQEQTPAQAPTPAPQGDPHPPGSVRKPLRDQEIRAELNKHFGHPQKAILSQGGEGAEAGAPGCEAGAPPPPQESPAGEEDPPKLGLSGELHPGFPAFQDELDLGGREGRLLYPWEGTPLDLLLHDSPSCSPYSCSPSVSPPSSLLLSPGRTSSRWPRAPEDSRSRSRSHGSSSRHRRRSLSSSPDGRPSSWSSYSTDSSTYRSRNHRSPLSGSRSRSPLGRRPRYDSYEDYQHERLQREEHRRAYEKREFERAEQRERQRQKAIEERRVVYVGRLRADSTRAELKRRFEVFGEIEECTVNLRDDGDNFGFITYRYTCDAFAALENGHTLRRANEPQFELCFGGQKQFCKSNYTDLDSHSDDFDPASTKSKYDSMDFDSLLREAQHSLRR; encoded by the exons ATGAGACGTGAAGACGACGCAG TCTGGGCCGCCGTGACGCCAGGTCGCCGCAACGCCGCCCTGCGCTCCACGGTGTCCGTCATGAGCCGATGG AAGATAGATGAGGAAAATGAGGCCAACTTGCTGGCGGTGCTCACAGAAACCCTGGACAGCATCCCTGTGGATGAAGACGGCCTGCCTTCCTTCGAGGCCCTGGCAGATGGGGACGTGACCAATGCCAGCGACCAGagctgcccctccacccccgacGGCTCGCCGCGCACCCCCGAACCGGAGGAACCCTCTCTG ctGAAGAAGCTCCTTCTGGCGCCTGCAAACTCGCAGCTCAGCTATAATCAATACACAGGTGGCAAGGCACAAAACCATGCAGCCGGCAGCAACCACAGGATCAGACCAACACCTGCTGTTGTCAAG TCGGAGAACCCGTGGAGCAGTAAATCGAGGGGGGTCTGTCCGCTGCAGAACCGGCCAGTGAGGCGCCCCTGCACTGAGCTTCTCAAGTACCTGACCGCCACCGACGACATCCTGCTCCAGACCAAAGCCAGCGAAGCCAAGAGcgcctgggggggcgggggcaagGAGAAGAACGGCCTgggcgcctcctcctcctcctcctcgccctccgcctcctccacctcctccttctcctccctctcctcctcctcctcctccacgtccGCCTCCAAGAAGAAGCAGTTGTCTCCTTCGCCGTCGCCGTCGGCGACCCTCCTGtcccagcaacagcagcagcagcagcagcctccgCCCCAGCGAGGTGAGCGCAGTGCTGCTGGCGGGTGTAGTGTGGCTGGTGTGGGTGCTGGGAAGTGGCGGCGTTGCGTTCACGGGGCTGGCGCCGACGGGCAGCAGTCCCGGGCGGAACACGCTCCCGTACCCCCGGGCCGTAGGAACGCCGGCGGCGGCAGCGTTGGTGGCTGCGCCCATACCTGCCTTAAACTGGAGCGCAGGCCGTCCAGGGAAGAAGGAAGGCCGCCAGGTCCGCAGCCCACAGCGGACGCTGGCCAGCAGGCCGCCGCTAGGTTCATTAGGTACATGCATTcttattctctccctcccagagaGGCGGGTCGCACAGGTAGCTGTGGGCATTGCCGTGAGGCTGGCGCCGCGCCGACAAAGAGCGCACCCCGCTGTGGGAACGCGCCTAGGCACGTCACAGTGACCATAAAGACAAGAGGGGAGGAGTCAGGGCACCACCCGTTGCTTAGCCAGCTGCTCACCTCCAAGCGGAGGCCCGCCCGCTATCGGGCCCACCTGCTACCCCCTGCTGGGAGCTCCCAGCCTGGCAGGAGCAGGGAGCCAGGCACGAGGCCCTGCCCCCTAGAGAGGAAGCCCACCCAGGGGTTGGCCTCCGAGCAGCacggggagaaagaggaggaggaagatagagGGACTGGTGATAGCAGCAGCGGAGGACAGGCCGTGGCACCTGATCTGGGGCCCCTGTTGGATGAGAGCCTGGAGTTAGGTAGCTGGGTCAGCGAGCTAGAGCACACCTTGGGGCTAGATCTAgatctggggctggggctggggtggccAGAAGAAGGCTTGGTGGGGCAGGCTGGCGGGGAGGATGTTTGTGATGTCGGTGTCACCGGCAGCCCCACGGCACTGTCACAGGGTCCGCCAAGCCCGCTGTTCCCAGATTGTTTAATTGCAGAGGCCAGTCCCtccgtcacacacagacaggctttcTGCAGACACCCCGATGACCAGGGCCAGGCGCTGTTAG CCAAACCAACCACCTTGCCACTTCCTTTGACCCCAGAGTCTCCAAA TGACCACAAGGGATCACCGTTTGAGAACAAAACCATTGAACGCACATTGAGTGTGGAGATCTCTGGAACCCCAG gtctGACACCACCTACCACGCCCCCCCACAAAGCCAGTCAAGAGATCCCTTTCAAAGCATCGCTCAAAACCAAGTTGTCTTCATGCTCCTCGTCCGTCCTGGCGTTCAAGAGGGCCAGGCTGAGTGAGACAGACCCCTTCTGCCCCCCGGCCCCGGGCGGGGTCCCCGTCTCCAGGAAGGGCCCTGAGCAGACTGAGCTGTACGCCCAGCTGAGCAAAGCCTGGgccgcccccctccccgccaCGCCCGCCCCGCCGGGGGCCCCCGAGTTCCACCGCGACCACAAGCGCGCCCCAGGCCGCGGCTACGGAGACCACGACTATTGCCAGGCGTCAGCGGGCGGCAAGCGGGACGGCGCTGCCAAAGATGCCCCCGCCTCCGTCGCCACGACGGCAGCCGCGGCCAGCCGGACGACGACGTCCGCCTCCGCGGGCCCCGCCCCCGCCGTCGGGGCGGCGGAGGGCAGGCGTGTGGAATGTAAGGACTCAGCCATGccgccctcttcctcttcacctccttcttcctcatcGCCATCACCATCGTCATCCTCGTCTTTGGCCAAGCAGCTGCAGAAGAGCCCCGTCTCTGctcaggggcgggggcaggaGCAGACCCCCGCCCAGGcccccaccccggccccccAGGGGGACCCTCACCCGCCCGGCAGCGTCAGGAAGCCCCTGCGCGACCAGGAGATCCGGGCGGAACTCAACAAGCACTTTGGCCACCCCCAGAAGGCCATCCTTAgccagggtggggagggggcggaggcggGGGCACCGGGGTGCGAGGCGGGGGCACCGCCGCCCCCCCAGGAGAGTCcggctggggaggaggacccCCCTAAGCTGGGCCTCTCAGGGGAACTCCACCCGGGCTTCCCGGCCTTCCAGGACGAGCTGGATCTGGGGGGGCGCGAGGGGCGCCTCCTGTACCCCTGGGAGGGCACCCCTCTGGACCTGCTCCTCCACGACTCTCCGTCCTGCTCCCCCTACAGCTGCTCGCCCTCcgtctccccaccctcctccctgctcctctcccccggCCGGACCTCGTCCCGCTGGCCCCGGGCCCCCGAGGACTCCCGCTCCAGGTCCCGCTCGCACGGTTCCTCCTCCCGCCACCGGCGgcgctctctctccagctcgccCGATGGACGCCCCTCTTCCTG GTCAAGCTACAGCACAGACTCCAGCACTTACCGCTCCAGGAACCACAGAAGCCCCCTTTCTGGCTCCCGCTCCAGGTCTCCTCTGGGACGCagacccag GTACGACAGCTACGAGGACTACCAGCACGAGCGCCTGCAGAGGGAAGAACACCGGCGCGCCTACGAGAAGCGGGAGTTCGAGAGggcggagcagagggagaggcagcggCAGAAAGCTATA gaggagaggagggtggtgtaCGTGGGCAGGCTCCGGGCCGACAGCACCCGGGCAGAACTGAAGCGGCGCTTTGAAGTCTTCGGAGAGATCGAGGAGTGCACCGTCAACCTGAGAGATGACGG GGACAATTTTGGCTTCATCACCTACCGCTACACCTGTGACGCCTTCGCCGCCCTTGAGAACGGACACACCCTGCGCAGGGCCAACGAACCGCAGTTCGAGCTGTGCTTCGGCGGACAAAAGCAGTTCTGCAAATCAAATTACACAGACTTGG